The following proteins are co-located in the Oncorhynchus clarkii lewisi isolate Uvic-CL-2024 chromosome 30, UVic_Ocla_1.0, whole genome shotgun sequence genome:
- the LOC139390199 gene encoding dual specificity protein phosphatase 26-like, which yields MSFTSKLPPSWNDRPPPRKVEIDLSSPGLAVLELERLLFTGKAINSHADEVWPRLYIGDQDSATNVRHLANHHVTHVLNANHSKRRDGAETYLGMNIKYFGIEAHDSCNFDMSVNFQTAADFIHRALSGGGIVLVHCAVGVSRSATLVLAYLMLRQNLTLVDAICAVKDNRGVIPNRGFLRQLINLDTKLYGHLRNTTYT from the exons ATGTCTTTTACCTCCAAACTCCCCCCGTCCTGGAACGACAGACCCCCTCCTCGTAAGGTGGAGATTGACCTGAGTTCACCAGGGCTGGCTGTGTTGGAGCTGGAACGACTCCTGTTCACTGGGAAAGCCATCAACAGCCATGCAGACGAAGTGTGGCCCAGACTTTACATTGGAGACCA GGACAGTGCTACGAATGTCCGCCATTTGGCCAACCATCATGTCACCCACGTCTTGAATGCAAACCACAGTAAACGGCGAGACGGTGCGGAGACTTACCTGGGAATGAACATCAAGTACTTTGGCATCGAGGCTCATGACTCCTGTAACTTTGACATGAGTGTCAACTTCCAGACTGCCGCAGACTTCATCCACAGGGCCCTCAGTGGAGGAG gTATAGTGCTGGTGCACTGTGCAGTGGGGGTGAGTCGTTCAGCCACCCTGGTTCTTGCCTACCTGATGCTGAGACAGAACCTGACCCTGGTGGATGCCATCTGCGCCGTGAAGGACAACCGCGGTGTGATCCCCAACAGAGGCTTCCTCCGACAACTCATCAACCTGGATACCAAACTGTATGGCCACCTCCGCAACACTACCTACACCTAG
- the LOC139390200 gene encoding U6 snRNA-associated Sm-like protein LSm1, with translation MNYMPGTASLIDDIDKKHLVLLRDGRTLIGFLRSIDQFANLVFHQTVERIHVGKKFGDIPRGIFIVRGENVVLLGEIDVDKLCDNVLQQVSIEEILEEQRLQQQAKQKTEKAKVTALKDRGLSIPKADNLDEY, from the exons ATGAACTACATGCCAGGGACCGCGAGTCTCATCGATGACATAGACA AAAAGCATCTTGTACTTCTTCGAGATGGACGAACGCTAATTGGGTTTCTGAGAAGCATTGACCAGTTTG CCAACCTAGTTTTTCATCAAACAGTCGAGCGCATCCATGTGGGCAAGAAGTTTGGCGACATCCCCAGAGGAATCTTCATTGTGAGAGGAGAGAACGTTGTTTTGCTTGGAGAAATA GACGTTGATAAGCTGTGTGACAACGTCTTGCAGCAAGTTTCTATAGAGGAGATCCTGGAGGAGCAGCGATTGCAACAGCAAGCCAAGCAGAAGACAGAGAAAGCCAAGGTGACCGCACTGAAGGACAGAGGCCTATCCATCCCAAAAGCAGATAATCTCGATGAATACTGA
- the LOC139389761 gene encoding gamma-glutamyl hydrolase: MLLTVMLCLPVIFVPWSDSLPTRRQPGPVNNRPIIGILTQEVEDDVMKPFGKTYIPASYVKYIESAGSRVVPIRLTQSTAEYEKIFKSINGLLLIGGSSDLETSDFAKVAGIFYRLALKANDAGDSFPIWGTCLGMQLLTCLVAGENLLTKTTAENMALPLNLTKEAHSSQMFQGFPSDVMKALSQEALTGNFHQYGVTMKTFKENEKLQSFFSILSTNTAENGAIFVSTMEGRTYPFYGVQWHPEVNRFQWDPKLNFPHSSDAVRVASLLAEFFVNEGRRSLHHFDQPEEEAVSLIYNYTPTYAGNFTGYEQIYFF; this comes from the exons ATGTTACTCACTGTGATGTTGTGTTTACCTGTAATTTTTGTCCCGTGGAGCGACTCATTACCGACGAGACGACAGCCGGGTCCAGTCAACAACCGACCGATTATCG GAATTTTAACTCAAGAAGTAGAAGATGATGTGATGAAGCCGTTTGGAAAGACCTACATCCCTGCTTCCTATGTAAAGTATATAGAGTCAGCGGGAAGTAGAGTGGTACCTATCAG GTTGACTCAGAGTACTGCCGAGTATGAGAAGATTTTCAAGTCAATTAATGG CCTGCTGCTCATCGGAGGTTCGTCAGATCTCGAGACGTCAGACTTTGCAAAGGTGGCAGGGATCTTCTACAGGCTTGCCCTCAAG GCCAATGATGCTGGAGACTCCTTCCCTATCTGGGGCACATGTCTAGGGATGCAACTGCTGACTTGTCTGGTGGCTGGAGAGAACCTGCTGACCAAAACCACAGCTGAGAACATGGCCCTTCCCCTGAACCTCACCAAAG AGGCCCATTCCAGTCAAATGTTCCAGGGGTTCCCCAGTGATGTCATGAAGGCATTATCCCAGGAAGCTTTGACAGGGAATTTTCACCAATATGGAGTGACCATGAAG ACATTCAAGGAAAATGAGAAGTTACAAAGTTTCTTCTCCATCTTGTCCACGAACACAGCTGAAAATGGTGCCATCTTTGTCTCAACCATGGAAG GGAGGACCTACCCCTTCTATGGGGTCCAGTGGCATCCTGAGGTGAACCGTTTCCAGTGGGACCCCAAACTCAACTTCCCCCACTCCTCAGACGCTGTACGCGTTGCCTCCCTACTGGCTGAGTTCTTTGTCAATGAAG GCAGGAGAAGTTTGCATCACTTCGACCAGCCTGAGGAAGAGGCTGTGTCACTCATATACAACTACACACCAACCTACGCTGGCAACTTCACTGGATACGAGCAGATCTACTTCTTCTGA
- the LOC139390198 gene encoding BAG family molecular chaperone regulator 4-like, translated as MTNDRSAGDAAWVMHHQMQSNPKSAWPSNFNSENNNVNWNNAMDASQYPGYSSNYWYPQTHSTAGHYPNAYPSGSDIQPPYNPQAMQAYPNGHGVYNTGPGQYPANSFHPSNPFYCAEQMSPRQATGQYPSQGCPGPEQSTGGSGQPHTQHQHQHHHYPGPHCQGAPSYPPGSYTHYGEGGPALPANPQYPTGQALHPRPQAEAWAHSGGYGPSHQQWQPGTQPLHSNYGNPVRPQHPPAWPGTGTGAPPPYEAKDQHYPGPHQHQCAPQVGPKPRPAPSPNPTNGKPVDFSSPPQMYNKPGRGGVQEPKPSQGEPPTQPQGPIGPQPLSDNPSLAKVQQVMARVLLLHEDVDEFVGKKSDKSYRYLEELLTKELLVLDSVETQGQEVVRQARKEAVQRIQAILDRLEKKAF; from the exons ATGACAAACGACAGAAGTGCTGGGGACGCTGCTTGGGTGATGCATCATCAAATGCAGTCGAATCCCAAATCCGCCTGGCCCTCAAATTTCAACTCGGAAAATAATAACGTGAACTGGAATAACGCTATG GACGCTTCCCAATACCCTGGTTACTCCTCAAACTACTGGTATCCCCAGACACATTCCACAGCAGGGCACTATCCAAATGCCTACCCTTCAGGATCTGACATACAGCCACCTTACAACCCACAG gCAATGCAAGCATATCCAAATGGCCACGGCGTCTATAACACTGGTCCAGGCCAATATCCGGCAAATTCTTTCCACCCATCCAACCCATTCTACTGTGCAGAGCAGATGTCTCCCAGGCAGGCAACAGGCCAGTACCCTAGCCAGGGCTGCCCAGGACCAGAGCAGAGCACAGGCGGGTCAGGACAACCTCACACCCAGCACCAACATCAGCACCACCACTACCCAGGACCACACTGTCAAGGG GCCCCTAGCTATCCTCCTGGGTCTTACACACACTATGGGGAAGGTGGTCCTGCATTGCCTGCAAACCCCCAATACCCCACTGGACAGGCCCTTCACCCTAGGCCGCAGGCTGAGGCTTGGGCCCACTCGGGTGGGTATGGGCCCTCACACCAGCAGTGGCAGCCAGGCACCCAACCTCTACACAGCAACTATGGGAACCCTGTCCGCCCACAACACCCCCCAGCCTGGCCAGGCACTGGCACTGGAGCCCCACCCCCCTATGAAGCCAAG GACCAGCACTACCCAGGACCCCACCAGCACCAGTGTGCCCCACAGGTGGGACCCAAACCCAGACCAgccccctcccctaaccccactAATGGCAAGCCCGTCGACTTCAGCTCACCTCCCCAGATGTACAACAAACCAGGACGAGGGGGGGTGCAGGAGCCAAAGCCTTCCCAGGGTGAGCCTCCAACCCAGCCCCAGGGGCCAATCGGGCCCCAGCCCCTGAGCGACAACCCCAGCTTGGCCAAAGTCCAGCAGGTCATGGCCCGGGTGCTTTTGCTCCATGAGGATGTGGATGAGTTTGTGGGTAAAAAATCGGACAAGAGTTACCGATACCTGGAGGAACTGCTGACCAAGGAACTGCTGGTTCTGGACTCAGTGGAGACCCAGGGACAGGAAGTGGTCAGGCAGGCCCGGAAGGAGGCTGTGCAGAGGATCCAGGCCATCCTGGACCGGCTGGAGAAAAAGGCCTTCTGA